A single Calditrichota bacterium DNA region contains:
- a CDS encoding helix-turn-helix transcriptional regulator, with protein sequence MAANDHSIVIGKKIRRAMNDLNITVKELSAQTGIQPQTIYSILNGHHQASPEKMQSICRVLHLSMDSLFDLDTNVFPIYPKPYEESYSYAVFEDIWFGPTGGERISVSRGFSTANQSLEMREQMLRKVFHYNDEQVSRYLKGFEQRLDVIRTKEKNRLEIVVESEVIDFIHQNDFYSLIPRKCIVETIERIIDTLENRPHKLEVFIIPRQYFLVNYEIINREVILFDLGSVFLRQTHHSIMEHFLKEVETFKSKYAVHREREDVIQFLKGHLQNATKN encoded by the coding sequence ATGGCTGCAAATGATCATTCGATTGTTATTGGAAAAAAAATTCGCCGGGCAATGAACGACCTGAATATCACGGTGAAGGAACTTTCTGCTCAGACAGGCATTCAACCCCAGACCATCTATTCTATCTTAAACGGCCACCACCAGGCCAGTCCCGAGAAAATGCAGTCCATTTGTCGGGTGCTGCATTTGAGCATGGATTCCCTTTTCGATCTGGACACCAATGTGTTTCCCATTTACCCGAAGCCTTACGAGGAAAGCTACAGCTACGCCGTTTTTGAGGACATCTGGTTTGGACCCACCGGGGGAGAACGCATCTCGGTTTCCAGGGGATTCAGTACCGCTAACCAGTCTCTGGAGATGCGTGAACAGATGCTCCGAAAAGTCTTTCACTACAATGACGAACAGGTGTCGCGCTATTTGAAAGGGTTCGAACAACGCCTGGATGTGATTCGGACAAAAGAAAAAAATCGGCTTGAAATCGTCGTAGAAAGCGAAGTGATTGATTTTATTCATCAAAATGATTTTTATTCGCTCATTCCCAGAAAATGTATTGTGGAAACCATCGAACGAATCATCGACACACTGGAAAACAGGCCCCACAAGCTGGAGGTTTTCATCATTCCGAGACAGTATTTTTTAGTGAATTATGAAATCATTAACCGCGAAGTGATTCTTTTCGACCTCGGATCGGTGTTTCTTCGCCAAACACACCACTCAATCATGGAGCACTTTTTAAAAGAGGTCGAAACATTTAAATCCAAGTATGCCGTTCACAGGGAGCGGGAAGACGTGATTCAATTTCTCAAAGGACATCTTCAGAATGCAACGAAAAACTGA
- a CDS encoding M20 family metallopeptidase gives MQRKTDRHVTDEVKTLLKKLISFRSTGDRPDELEKLADFVTDYFRESPVFIDRYQFGDKPALVITTQKTKQPKIFFQGHLDVVDGNDTQFVPQEKGNRLYGRGAVDMKGFDAIVLHLIRETARLKKDYDIGIMLTFDEEIGSENGAKRLSELDYSCGILINGDGGYNHKLIYAEKGILKFKLSVEAIPGRHPYPWQGENAFDILIRNYNKIIALFPDQELATDNDNWYTTYSTYDVHV, from the coding sequence ATGCAACGAAAAACTGACCGACACGTGACAGACGAGGTAAAGACTCTTCTAAAGAAGCTCATTTCATTCCGCTCCACAGGGGATCGACCGGACGAATTGGAAAAATTGGCCGATTTTGTGACGGACTATTTCAGGGAAAGTCCCGTTTTTATCGATCGCTACCAATTTGGCGATAAACCGGCTCTGGTCATTACGACTCAGAAGACCAAACAGCCCAAAATCTTCTTTCAGGGACATCTGGATGTGGTGGACGGAAACGACACCCAATTTGTTCCGCAAGAAAAAGGGAACCGGCTTTACGGGCGCGGTGCCGTCGATATGAAGGGTTTTGATGCCATCGTCCTTCACCTGATTCGTGAAACAGCCCGTCTAAAAAAGGATTACGATATCGGGATTATGCTGACATTTGACGAAGAGATTGGCAGCGAAAACGGAGCCAAAAGGCTGAGTGAGCTGGATTATTCCTGCGGGATTTTGATTAACGGAGACGGAGGATACAACCACAAATTAATCTACGCCGAAAAGGGAATCCTGAAATTCAAGCTATCTGTGGAGGCCATTCCCGGGCGCCATCCGTACCCTTGGCAGGGGGAGAATGCCTTTGATATTTTGATCCGAAATTACAACAAGATTATTGCCCTTTTCCCGGATCAGGAGCTGGCTACGGACAACGACAATTGGTACACGACCTACTCCACCTACGACGTGCACGTGTAA